A single region of the Salvia miltiorrhiza cultivar Shanhuang (shh) chromosome 8, IMPLAD_Smil_shh, whole genome shotgun sequence genome encodes:
- the LOC130997656 gene encoding uncharacterized protein LOC130997656 — MIPTQTIVPILQKNFNDLHRHVLDDEVQSKQQILDTQHRLDSLRIKFLKEFMTTTDAKLLVAEELRPLTIKIAQLEGEINNVHNSSDSALIQMMLTDIQELQRKVSSIPGDDAKKGEEYLDDRASTDLPAELAQAFAKSKSLVLHTAHAPSVSGEYSRKMPREESSSRVPEPKAKKALNLGDNAPHPPPTLSLQEEQRMRHYVQEGLLVSYLDRFEGKDLWVPADLNDWWEKLKECYTKWIVFANLNRSPDVQREAWRYFLVNWVERGMIERIQAAQKKSKDTNDSLSTEEDCLPSKSQE, encoded by the coding sequence ATGATCCCTACTCAGACCATTGTGCCGATATTGCAAAAGAACTTCAATGATCTTCACAGGCACGTGTTGGATGATGAAGTCCAATCTAAACAACAGATTCTGGACACTCAACATCGCCTTGATAGTCTCCGCATCAAATTTCTCAAGGAATTCATGACTACCACTGATGCTAAACTTCTTGTTGCCGAAGAGCTCCGTCCTCTCACTATCAAAATTGCTCAACTGGAAGGCGAGATCAACAATGTTCATAATTCATCCGATTCTGCTCTCATCCAGATGATGCTCACTGATATCCAGGAGCTCCAACGGAAAGTTAGCTCTATCCCtggtgatgatgccaaaaagggggaagagtatTTGGATGATCGTGCTTCTACTGATCTCCCAGCTGAACTTGCACAGGCCTTTGCCAAATCCAAGTCTCTCGTTTTACATACGGCTCATGCTCCCTCAGTATCAGGGGAGTACAGCAGAAAGATGCCTAGAGAAGAAAGTTCATCCAGAGTTCCTGAACCTAAAGCCAAGAAAGCTCTCAACCTTGGTGACAATGCTCCTCATCCACCTCCCACTCTCAGTCTGCAAGAGGAACAACGAATGAGACACTATGTTCAAGAAGGTCTTCTAGTATCCTATCTGGACAGATTTGAAGGAAAAGATCTTTGGGTACCCGCTGATTTAAATGATTGGTGGGAAAAGCTAAAGGAATGTTATACCAAGTGGATAGTCTTTGCTAATCTGAATCGGTCTCCTGATGTTCAAAGAGAAGCCTGGAGATACTTCCTAGTCAACTGGGTCGAAAGAGGAATGATCGAAAGAATTCAAGCTGCTCAGAAAAAAAGCAAGGATACAAACGATTCCCTATCCACTGAAGAAGATTGTCTGCCCTCCAAGAGTCAAGAATAG